One region of Zingiber officinale cultivar Zhangliang chromosome 7B, Zo_v1.1, whole genome shotgun sequence genomic DNA includes:
- the LOC122003489 gene encoding nudix hydrolase 8-like isoform X2, producing the protein MAHLNCSTKVTDLTFKLPCFKAPNPIRYLDRLPNIDHRNKRSANLANLSTTETLTVELLDAWEDDYDGVIINSQCLPNSSNAFSSVLQSSVSHWKLMGKKGIWLKILEEQAELVPIALKEGFSYHHADPGYVMLTYWIPDKPCMLPGTATHQIGVGGFVINDNKEVLVVKEKKCPSRCYGIWKLPTGFVNKSEEIFSGAVREVKEETGIDTTFVELLAFRHAHYVTFEKSDLFFICMLKPASSEITIDESEIAAAKPFHQEDRMLKNIMDICVSACESKYRGFTASQIMSKLDDRLSYLYCRDLTALKKGE; encoded by the exons ATGGCTCATCTTAACTGCAGCACAAAGGTAACAG ATTTGACGTTCAAGCTACCTTGCTTCAAAGCACCAAATCCAATAAGGTATTTGGATCGGTTACCGAACATAGACCACAGGAACAAGAGAAGTGCCAACCTTGCAAACCTGAGCACGACAGAGACCTTAACTGTTGAATTGTTGGATGCCTGGGAAGACGATTATGATGGAGTTATCATCAACTCACAGTGTTTGCCAAATAGTTCGAATGCATTTTCATCCGTCCTTCAATCTTCAGTTTCTCACTGGAAACTAATG GGAAAGAAAGGGATTTGGCTCAAGATACTGGAAGAACAGGCGGAACTTGTGCCAATTGCTCTAAAG GAGGGATTTAGTTATCATCATGCTGATCCAGGATATGTAATGTTAACCTACTGGATTCCTGACAAACCTTGCATGCTTCCTGGCACAGCAACTCATCAAATTGGAGTAGGAGGATTTGTTATCAACGATAACAAAGAG GTGTTAGTTGTGAAGGAAAAGAAATGCCCTTCAAGGTGCTATGGGATATGGAAGTTACCAACTGGGTTCGTCAACAAG TCGGAAGAAATATTTTCTGGAGCTGTAAGAGAAGTCAAAGAAGAGACAGGG atCGATACTACCTTTGTAGAACTACTTGCGTTCAG GCATGCTCACTATGTGACTTTTGAGAAATCCGACTTGTTTTTTATATGCATGCTCAAACCAGCATCATCTGAAATCACCATCGACGAGTCTGAGATCGCAGCAGCCAAG CCATTCCATCAGGAGGACAGGATGCTGAAGAACATTATGGATATCTGTGTCTCAGCCTGTGAAAGCAAGTACCGTGGATTCACTGCTTCACAGATCATGTCGAAGCTCGATGATAGGTTGTCCTATCTTTACTGTCGAGATTTGACTGCACTGAAGAAAGGAGAGTGA
- the LOC122003489 gene encoding nudix hydrolase 8-like isoform X1, producing MAHLNCSTKVTDLTFKLPCFKAPNPIRYLDRLPNIDHRNKRSANLANLSTTETLTVELLDAWEDDYDGVIINSQCLPNSSNAFSSVLQSSVSHWKLMGKKGIWLKILEEQAELVPIALKEGFSYHHADPGYVMLTYWIPDKPCMLPGTATHQIGVGGFVINDNKEVLVVKEKKCPSRCYGIWKLPTGFVNKSEEIFSGAVREVKEETGIDTTFVELLAFRHAHYVTFEKSDLFFICMLKPASSEITIDESEIAAAKWMPLDEFLAQPFHQEDRMLKNIMDICVSACESKYRGFTASQIMSKLDDRLSYLYCRDLTALKKGE from the exons ATGGCTCATCTTAACTGCAGCACAAAGGTAACAG ATTTGACGTTCAAGCTACCTTGCTTCAAAGCACCAAATCCAATAAGGTATTTGGATCGGTTACCGAACATAGACCACAGGAACAAGAGAAGTGCCAACCTTGCAAACCTGAGCACGACAGAGACCTTAACTGTTGAATTGTTGGATGCCTGGGAAGACGATTATGATGGAGTTATCATCAACTCACAGTGTTTGCCAAATAGTTCGAATGCATTTTCATCCGTCCTTCAATCTTCAGTTTCTCACTGGAAACTAATG GGAAAGAAAGGGATTTGGCTCAAGATACTGGAAGAACAGGCGGAACTTGTGCCAATTGCTCTAAAG GAGGGATTTAGTTATCATCATGCTGATCCAGGATATGTAATGTTAACCTACTGGATTCCTGACAAACCTTGCATGCTTCCTGGCACAGCAACTCATCAAATTGGAGTAGGAGGATTTGTTATCAACGATAACAAAGAG GTGTTAGTTGTGAAGGAAAAGAAATGCCCTTCAAGGTGCTATGGGATATGGAAGTTACCAACTGGGTTCGTCAACAAG TCGGAAGAAATATTTTCTGGAGCTGTAAGAGAAGTCAAAGAAGAGACAGGG atCGATACTACCTTTGTAGAACTACTTGCGTTCAG GCATGCTCACTATGTGACTTTTGAGAAATCCGACTTGTTTTTTATATGCATGCTCAAACCAGCATCATCTGAAATCACCATCGACGAGTCTGAGATCGCAGCAGCCAAG TGGATGCCTCTTGATGAATTTTTGGCTCAGCCATTCCATCAGGAGGACAGGATGCTGAAGAACATTATGGATATCTGTGTCTCAGCCTGTGAAAGCAAGTACCGTGGATTCACTGCTTCACAGATCATGTCGAAGCTCGATGATAGGTTGTCCTATCTTTACTGTCGAGATTTGACTGCACTGAAGAAAGGAGAGTGA